The proteins below come from a single Vanacampus margaritifer isolate UIUO_Vmar chromosome 10, RoL_Vmar_1.0, whole genome shotgun sequence genomic window:
- the bbs7 gene encoding BBSome complex member BBS7 isoform X2 produces MEINLNRVDYIQVGVTSQKTMRLLPTFGKRATQKVAVADHDGVLTCFGMKKGEAVPVFRTLPGQKISRMDLGGAAGTPQEKIFVCSGSQVRGFTKKGKQFLTFEANLTESINAMHVSGADLFVCASYIYNHYCDCKDQDYFLSGDKINDIVCLSSENLARPVPVLACQDRVLRVLQGSELAYEVEVPGPPSVLERYNKDGGEDILFGTTDGKIGLIQIGEESAATKWEIENDKRKGGILCLDAYDITGDGVSDVLVGRDDGTVAVYGFDSANEPTLRFEHALSESVTSIQGGCVGKESYDEILTATYTGWVTGLTTEPQKAEVGAGDEVRMSKEVQSKVEALRAELEQLQVKVQLGRDQYQQTSLSKTAVSVVPAFNINDKFTLCQDDASYSLTLEVQTAIDNLLLQSDVPIDLLDVDNNSAVVSFSECDSEPNGNFLLATYRCQANTTRLELKVRSIEGQYGTLQAYVTHRLQPKTCQVRQYHIKPLSLHQRTHSIDQDRPMNRLSLVGQFSFAEIHSWVVFCLPEVPEKTPAGESVTFYFLNTFLGTQLHATYSKGEGHFKTDNISTISILSDVLSKEATKRKINLNISYDINDDSVSHTLKMIHPKLEYQLVLARKVQLIDALKELQLHEGNADFLISEYRSILDESASLLEEYKRQPAHLERLYGMITDLFIDKFKFKGQNVKAKVSSLLEILDSYDLNSLLDFFNEA; encoded by the exons ATGGAGATAAATCTAAATCGAGTTGACTATATTCAG GTCGGTGTAAcatcccaaaaaacaatgaggcTGCTGCCAACATTTGGAAAAAGAGCCACCCAGAAG GTGGCTGTTGCAGACCATGATGGCGTCTTGACATGTTTTGGGATGAAGAAGGGCGAGGCAGTA CCTGTCTTCAGAACACTCCCTGGGCAGAAAATATCCCGCATGGACTTGGGCGGTGCAGCTGGAACGCCGCAGGAGAAGATCTTTGTCTGCTCTGGATCTCAAGTTCGAGGATTTACCAAGAAGGGCAAACAGTTCCTCACCTTTGAAGCCAATCTCACCGAGAGCATCAATGCCAT GCACGTGTCCGGCGCCGACCTCTTTGTGTGCGCCAGCTACATCTACAACCACTACTGCGACTGCAAGGACCAGGACTACTTCCTGTCGGGGGACAAGATCAACGACATTGTCTGTTTGTCCTCGGAGAACCTGGCTCGCCCCGTCCCTGTGCTGGCGTGTCAAGATCGAGTTCTCAGGGTGCTGCAG GGATCTGAGTTGGCCTACGAGGTGGAGGTGCCCGGACCGCCGTCTGTGCTGGAACGTTACAACAAAGATGGAG GAGAGGACATCCTGTTTGGGACAACGGACGGTAAAATCGGCCTGATTCAGATCGGCGAAGAATCAGCAGCGACCAAATGGGAGATTGAGAACGACAAAAGGAAAGGAG GAATTCTCTGCCTCGACGCCTACGACATCACCGGCGACGGCGTGAGCGACGTCCTGGTGGGCCGCGACGACGGGACGGTGGCTGTTTACGGTTTCGACAGCGCCAACGAGCCCACCTTACGCTTTGAGCAC GCCTTGTCAGAAAGCGTGACGTCCATCCAGGGAGGCTGCGTGGGGAAGGAGTCCTACGACGAGATCTTGACTGCCACCTATACAG GTTGGGTGACGGGTTTGACAACAGAGCCTCAAAAGGCTGAAGTGGGTGCTGGAGACGAGGTCAGGATGAGTAAAGAGGTTCAATCCAAAGTGGAAGCTCTCAG GGCAGAGCTGGAGCAGCTCCAGGTCAAAGTTCAGCTGGGCCGCGATCAGTACCAGCAGACGTCGCTGTCCAAGACGGCCGTTTCGGTGGTGCCCGCCTTCAATATCAACGACAAGTTCACGCTGTGCCAGGACGACGCCAGCTACAGCCTCACGCTGGAGGTGCAGACGGCCATCGACAACTTGCTGCTCCAG AGCGACGTCCCCATCGACCTTCTGGACGTGGACAACAACTCGGCGGTGGTCAGCTTCAGCGAGTGCGACTCTGAG CCAAACGGCAACTTCCTGCTAGCCACTTACAGGTGTCAAGCCAACACCACCAGATTGGAGCTCAAG GTCAGGTCCATCGAAGGGCAATACGGCACCTTGCAGGCTTACGTCACCCACCGGCTGCAGCCCAAGACGTGTCAGGTTCGTCAGTATCACATCAAACCTCTTTCTCTTCACCAGCGCACTCACAGCATCGACCAGGACAG GCCCATGAACAGGCTGAGTCTGGTGGGACAGTTCAGTTTTGCAGAGATCCACTCCTGGGTGGTCTTCTGCCTGCCGGAGGTGCCGGAGAAGACGCCGGCGGGAGAGAGCGTCACCTTCTACTTCCTCAACACCTTTTTGGGCACGCAGTTGCACGCCACCTACAG CAAAGGGGAGGGCCACTTCAAGACGGACAACATTTCTACCATCTCCATCCTGAGCGACGTCCTATCCAAAGAGGCCACCAAACGCAAAATCAACCTGAATATTTCCTACG ATATCAACGATGACTCGGTGAGCCACACGCTCAAGATGATCCACCCTAAACTGGAATACCAGCTGGTGCTGGCGAGAAAAGTTCAGCTCATTGATGCACTGAAG GAGCTGCAGCTTCACGAGGGCAACGCCGACTTCCTGATCTCGGAGTATCGCAGCATCCTGGACGAGTCGGCAAGTCTGCTGGAGGAGTACAAGAGGCAGCCGGCGCACCTGGAGAGGCTTTA
- the bbs7 gene encoding BBSome complex member BBS7 isoform X1, translating to MEINLNRVDYIQVGVTSQKTMRLLPTFGKRATQKVAVADHDGVLTCFGMKKGEAVPVFRTLPGQKISRMDLGGAAGTPQEKIFVCSGSQVRGFTKKGKQFLTFEANLTESINAMHVSGADLFVCASYIYNHYCDCKDQDYFLSGDKINDIVCLSSENLARPVPVLACQDRVLRVLQGSELAYEVEVPGPPSVLERYNKDGGEDILFGTTDGKIGLIQIGEESAATKWEIENDKRKGGILCLDAYDITGDGVSDVLVGRDDGTVAVYGFDSANEPTLRFEHALSESVTSIQGGCVGKESYDEILTATYTGWVTGLTTEPQKAEVGAGDEVRMSKEVQSKVEALRAELEQLQVKVQLGRDQYQQTSLSKTAVSVVPAFNINDKFTLCQDDASYSLTLEVQTAIDNLLLQSDVPIDLLDVDNNSAVVSFSECDSEQPNGNFLLATYRCQANTTRLELKVRSIEGQYGTLQAYVTHRLQPKTCQVRQYHIKPLSLHQRTHSIDQDRPMNRLSLVGQFSFAEIHSWVVFCLPEVPEKTPAGESVTFYFLNTFLGTQLHATYSKGEGHFKTDNISTISILSDVLSKEATKRKINLNISYDINDDSVSHTLKMIHPKLEYQLVLARKVQLIDALKELQLHEGNADFLISEYRSILDESASLLEEYKRQPAHLERLYGMITDLFIDKFKFKGQNVKAKVSSLLEILDSYDLNSLLDFFNEA from the exons ATGGAGATAAATCTAAATCGAGTTGACTATATTCAG GTCGGTGTAAcatcccaaaaaacaatgaggcTGCTGCCAACATTTGGAAAAAGAGCCACCCAGAAG GTGGCTGTTGCAGACCATGATGGCGTCTTGACATGTTTTGGGATGAAGAAGGGCGAGGCAGTA CCTGTCTTCAGAACACTCCCTGGGCAGAAAATATCCCGCATGGACTTGGGCGGTGCAGCTGGAACGCCGCAGGAGAAGATCTTTGTCTGCTCTGGATCTCAAGTTCGAGGATTTACCAAGAAGGGCAAACAGTTCCTCACCTTTGAAGCCAATCTCACCGAGAGCATCAATGCCAT GCACGTGTCCGGCGCCGACCTCTTTGTGTGCGCCAGCTACATCTACAACCACTACTGCGACTGCAAGGACCAGGACTACTTCCTGTCGGGGGACAAGATCAACGACATTGTCTGTTTGTCCTCGGAGAACCTGGCTCGCCCCGTCCCTGTGCTGGCGTGTCAAGATCGAGTTCTCAGGGTGCTGCAG GGATCTGAGTTGGCCTACGAGGTGGAGGTGCCCGGACCGCCGTCTGTGCTGGAACGTTACAACAAAGATGGAG GAGAGGACATCCTGTTTGGGACAACGGACGGTAAAATCGGCCTGATTCAGATCGGCGAAGAATCAGCAGCGACCAAATGGGAGATTGAGAACGACAAAAGGAAAGGAG GAATTCTCTGCCTCGACGCCTACGACATCACCGGCGACGGCGTGAGCGACGTCCTGGTGGGCCGCGACGACGGGACGGTGGCTGTTTACGGTTTCGACAGCGCCAACGAGCCCACCTTACGCTTTGAGCAC GCCTTGTCAGAAAGCGTGACGTCCATCCAGGGAGGCTGCGTGGGGAAGGAGTCCTACGACGAGATCTTGACTGCCACCTATACAG GTTGGGTGACGGGTTTGACAACAGAGCCTCAAAAGGCTGAAGTGGGTGCTGGAGACGAGGTCAGGATGAGTAAAGAGGTTCAATCCAAAGTGGAAGCTCTCAG GGCAGAGCTGGAGCAGCTCCAGGTCAAAGTTCAGCTGGGCCGCGATCAGTACCAGCAGACGTCGCTGTCCAAGACGGCCGTTTCGGTGGTGCCCGCCTTCAATATCAACGACAAGTTCACGCTGTGCCAGGACGACGCCAGCTACAGCCTCACGCTGGAGGTGCAGACGGCCATCGACAACTTGCTGCTCCAG AGCGACGTCCCCATCGACCTTCTGGACGTGGACAACAACTCGGCGGTGGTCAGCTTCAGCGAGTGCGACTCTGAG cAGCCAAACGGCAACTTCCTGCTAGCCACTTACAGGTGTCAAGCCAACACCACCAGATTGGAGCTCAAG GTCAGGTCCATCGAAGGGCAATACGGCACCTTGCAGGCTTACGTCACCCACCGGCTGCAGCCCAAGACGTGTCAGGTTCGTCAGTATCACATCAAACCTCTTTCTCTTCACCAGCGCACTCACAGCATCGACCAGGACAG GCCCATGAACAGGCTGAGTCTGGTGGGACAGTTCAGTTTTGCAGAGATCCACTCCTGGGTGGTCTTCTGCCTGCCGGAGGTGCCGGAGAAGACGCCGGCGGGAGAGAGCGTCACCTTCTACTTCCTCAACACCTTTTTGGGCACGCAGTTGCACGCCACCTACAG CAAAGGGGAGGGCCACTTCAAGACGGACAACATTTCTACCATCTCCATCCTGAGCGACGTCCTATCCAAAGAGGCCACCAAACGCAAAATCAACCTGAATATTTCCTACG ATATCAACGATGACTCGGTGAGCCACACGCTCAAGATGATCCACCCTAAACTGGAATACCAGCTGGTGCTGGCGAGAAAAGTTCAGCTCATTGATGCACTGAAG GAGCTGCAGCTTCACGAGGGCAACGCCGACTTCCTGATCTCGGAGTATCGCAGCATCCTGGACGAGTCGGCAAGTCTGCTGGAGGAGTACAAGAGGCAGCCGGCGCACCTGGAGAGGCTTTA